The DNA window CGTCCATCGCCATCAGGGTATTATGGGCGCGTCATGGTTTTTATTTCGATCCGCTCCTGCTCAAGGTATTTATCCAGGTGCTGGGCATGTATCCGACCGGATCCTGCCTGGAACTGAACACCGGCGAGACCGCGATCGTGATAAGACAAAATTTTGGCTACCTTGATCTACCTATCATACAGGTCATACTGGACAAAAACAAAGAAAGGATAAAGGGATCCATTGTTGACTTGACGACACGAACCGATATCAAGATCGTCACACCGGTCTACGCCCAGAAATACGGGATCAACCCATCGACGTACTTCGTGTGATGAACAAAGTTCATCATCGATTACAGCGATAATAACGGTATTAACGATTTTAACGATACTAACGCTATTAACGAACCTAACGAATCATTGACTTCCCTTTGAAATCTAATTATAATCAGCCGTGATACGAAGATTGATCGCGGCCCGGACTGAACACATTATCCGGGAATTGACCGAGATAAAGATCGACGAAAACGCGCTGGTTTTTTTCATTGGAAAAAGCCGGTGCGAGATCCTGCGCTTTGACCGGCTCTCGGCTGCGCAAGCGAATGTCCTGAAACAAACCGCGTTGGTCTGCGGTGCCGACCTCGCGATCCCTAAAAACGCCTACCGCGGGTCTGCCCACAAGAATTTTTCCGCGATCCTCTTCGCCAATCGGCGCGAGATCGGGAAAATCGTTTTGCGTCTCGATGAACAAAAGTGGATGACGCGGATCGCCGACGAGCTCCGGATAGTACTGCAGCCGGAGCCATCGCTAAATTTGGATGTCGGCACGAACCGATATTCGATCGACCGCACCTTTATCATGGGTATCATAAACCTGACCACAGATTCTTTCTACAGCGGCAGCCGGTACGTTTCCGCTGAAATAGTCAAAAAAGCGGCGCGGGAAATGGAACGGGAAGGCGCTGATTTCATCGATATCGGCGCGGAGTCGACCAGACCCGGAGCCATGCCGACCGACGAGAAGGAAGAGATCATGCGCTTGAAGACATTCCTGCCGGCGGTCGTTAAATCGGTCAAAATACCCGTATCCGTGGATACCTACAAGTCCCGCATTGCTGAATTCGCCATCGATCACGGTGCATCGATGATCAATGATATCTCGGGGCTCGGCTTTGACCGCGCCAACCGTTCCCGAACAATGGCGAGGATAGTGGCGCACGGAAAAGCCGGACTGGTCATCATGCACATAAAAGGCAAACCAAGGACGATGCAGGTGCAGCCTGAATATAACAACCTGATGGCCGAGATCCATGCGTATTTTACCGAACGGCTGCAATGCGCGACTGATGCCGGTATCAACCCCAGCCGGATCATTATTGATCCGGGACTCGGTTTCGGCAAACAGCTCCATCACAACTATGAGATCATTCTGCGGCTCAAGGAATTCGGCGTTTTCAGGCGACCGATCATGGTCGGCCACTCCCGTAAATCGTTCATCGGCGCTCCATT is part of the bacterium genome and encodes:
- the folP gene encoding dihydropteroate synthase gives rise to the protein MIRRLIAARTEHIIRELTEIKIDENALVFFIGKSRCEILRFDRLSAAQANVLKQTALVCGADLAIPKNAYRGSAHKNFSAILFANRREIGKIVLRLDEQKWMTRIADELRIVLQPEPSLNLDVGTNRYSIDRTFIMGIINLTTDSFYSGSRYVSAEIVKKAAREMEREGADFIDIGAESTRPGAMPTDEKEEIMRLKTFLPAVVKSVKIPVSVDTYKSRIAEFAIDHGASMINDISGLGFDRANRSRTMARIVAHGKAGLVIMHIKGKPRTMQVQPEYNNLMAEIHAYFTERLQCATDAGINPSRIIIDPGLGFGKQLHHNYEIILRLKEFGVFRRPIMVGHSRKSFIGAPFNLAPEQRLEGTLGSTALLIQNGASILRVHDVQEIKRVAMLVDRMLAPGDAGQRDWELTRKSFIKASRLKSKKRRKGVVK